A stretch of the Hydra vulgaris chromosome 09, alternate assembly HydraT2T_AEP genome encodes the following:
- the LOC136085516 gene encoding zinc finger MYM-type protein 1-like, whose amino-acid sequence MTQYLKSHEISAKHIQSVLTLCQSSAAAGRVYEQLHNNMLEQRKNWRNVLSRCVATITFLCERGLPLRGSNEVVGSRENGNYLGILELIGQFDPFLSQHICTHDDRGRGHTSYLSKTICEELIATMGEQVISFIKDEISKSLYFSVSVDSTPDITHCDQLTIILRYINMVDYQPVERFLTFINISSHKGQNLADTLLQYLSDQDIDYKNCLGQTYDNASNMSGKYICLQQILKNKNNLVDYIPCAAHSLNLVGQSAVDCCVEAVSFFNILNSLYTFFVASTHRWDVMMTHVKNQPECLVPKYPLDTRWSARADAEKAVLKGYHQLQSALREISGDCNQNGSARNEAGSLAKHMDTIKVALSREL is encoded by the coding sequence ATGACACAATACTTAAAATCCCATGAAATCAGTGCAAAGCACATACAATCAGTTCTCACTTTATGTCAAAGCAGTGCTGCTGCTGGGAGAGTTTACGAGCAATTGCACAACAATATGTTGGAGCAGCGCAAAAACTGGAGAAATGTCCTGTCACGCTGTGTTGCAACTATTACTTTTCTTTGTGAGAGAGGTCTTCCTCTTCGAGGTAGCAATGAAGTTGTTGGCTCCAGAGAAAATGGGAATTATTTGGGCATCTTGGAGCTGATTGGTCAATTTGATCCATTTTTGTCGCAGCACATCTGTACTCATGACGATCGCGGACGCGGTCACACatcatatttatcaaaaacaatcTGTGAAGAATTAATTGCAACGATGGGTGAACAAGTTATAAGTTTCATAAAGGATGAGATTTCAAAGTCACTGTATTTTTCAGTTTCAGTAGATTCCACTCCTGATATTACCCATTGTGACCAGCTGACCATCATTCTTCGTTATATTAATATGGTGGATTACCAGCCTGTGGAgcgttttttgacatttatcaATATATCCAGTCACAAAGGGCAGAATCTTGCTGACACACTGCTTCAGTACTTGTCAGATCAAGACATCGACTACAAAAATTGCCTTGGTCAGACATATGATAATGCCAGCAATATGTCTGGTAAATATATTTGCTTGCAACAAAtcctgaaaaacaaaaacaatttagtgGACTACATTCCTTGTGCTGCCCACTCGTTGAACCTAGTTGGCCAGTCAGCTGTGGATTGTTGCGTTGAagcagtttcattttttaacatattgaaTAGCCTGTATACTTTCTTTGTAGCATCAACACATCGTTGGGATGTCATGATGACCCATGTTAAAAACCAACCAGAATGCCTTGTTCCAAAATACCCATTAGATACCCGGTGGTCTGCTCGAGCTGATGCTGAAAAAGCAGTGCTCAAGGGGTACCACCAATTACAAAGTGCTCTTCGAGAGATCTCAGGGGATTGTAATCAGAATGGTAGCGCAAGGAATGAAGCGGGTTCATTGGCCAAACACATGGATACCATTAAAGTTGCCCTATCACGTGAACTTTGA